In a genomic window of Vibrio marisflavi CECT 7928:
- a CDS encoding ParA family protein: MKREQTIQNLYQLAEQTQQVQADRIEIVLEERSDDHFPAMSKALMETRSGLTRRKLDEAIGKLESKGHQFTKNNANHYSISLTEAHMIMEAAGVPKFYERKKNGGNKPWIINVQNQKGGTGKSMTAVHLAACMALNLDKRYRICLIDLDPQGSLRLFLNPQISVTEHENIYSAVDVMLDNLPEEVTVDKEFLHKNVLLPTQYPNLKTVSAFPEDAMFNAEAWQHLSQDQSLDIVKLLKEKLIDKISGDFDVIMIDTGPHVDPLVWNAMYASNALLIPCAAKRLDWASTVNFFQHLPTVYEMFPDDWKGLEFVRLMPTMFEDDNKKQVSVLTEMNYLLGDQVMMATIPRSRAFETCADTYSTVFDLTTSDFEGGKKTLATAQDAVQKSALELERVLHSNWLSLNKG, encoded by the coding sequence ATGAAGAGAGAACAGACTATTCAAAATCTCTATCAACTCGCTGAGCAGACTCAACAAGTTCAGGCTGATAGGATTGAAATTGTTTTAGAAGAACGTAGTGACGATCACTTTCCCGCGATGTCAAAAGCATTGATGGAAACTCGTTCTGGTCTCACTCGAAGAAAGCTTGATGAAGCGATCGGAAAACTTGAATCGAAAGGGCATCAATTTACCAAGAATAACGCCAATCATTACTCTATATCCTTAACAGAAGCTCATATGATTATGGAAGCCGCAGGCGTTCCAAAATTTTATGAACGTAAAAAGAATGGCGGTAATAAGCCTTGGATTATTAACGTTCAAAACCAGAAGGGTGGTACTGGCAAATCGATGACCGCTGTACACCTTGCTGCATGTATGGCTTTAAATTTGGACAAACGCTATAGAATTTGTCTAATCGACCTCGATCCCCAGGGCTCCCTACGATTGTTTTTGAACCCACAAATCAGTGTTACCGAGCATGAAAATATATACTCTGCTGTAGATGTCATGCTTGATAATCTACCTGAAGAGGTCACTGTCGATAAAGAGTTTTTACATAAGAACGTATTGTTGCCGACCCAATATCCTAACCTAAAGACGGTATCTGCATTCCCTGAAGACGCAATGTTCAACGCTGAGGCTTGGCAACATTTATCTCAAGATCAATCATTGGATATTGTTAAGTTATTAAAAGAAAAGCTTATCGATAAGATTTCTGGCGACTTTGATGTCATCATGATTGATACCGGACCACACGTAGACCCACTAGTGTGGAATGCTATGTATGCGTCAAATGCTTTGTTAATACCCTGTGCGGCTAAACGTCTCGATTGGGCTTCGACAGTTAACTTTTTTCAACACTTACCTACCGTTTATGAAATGTTTCCAGACGACTGGAAAGGACTCGAGTTTGTAAGGTTGATGCCGACAATGTTCGAAGATGACAACAAGAAGCAAGTGTCTGTATTAACTGAAATGAATTATTTGTTAGGTGATCAAGTTATGATGGCAACGATTCCTCGAAGTCGAGCATTTGAAACTTGTGCAGATACCTACAGCACGGTATTCGATCTCACGACTAGTGATTTCGAAGGAGGAAAGAAAACTTTGGCGACGGCTCAAGACGCGGTACAAAAAAGTGCACTAGAGTTAGAGCGTGTTCTTCATAGCAATTGGCTGTCACTAAACAAAGGGTAA
- a CDS encoding ParB/RepB/Spo0J family partition protein, with amino-acid sequence MTIKTSELNAKLFGKANKRRATTPQEARSAVKAQTQVIELDVAGEQTVSFELFRIPANKIEEQTVVFSQNAREQSFLNEHALSDVLVTLKERGQQYPAVGRKTSDGKIEVLDGSRRRMSCIIAEQDFLVYVADNINTHHAKFLSDVANAHKPLSLYEKGKEMQAKLDSGEAEDQKALAKMFQCSEALVSGALKAASLPLPLLQAYPNVGDLGRPTIVKLHKQFNELTNANQAKLLEKCQSEKGAVWQRSSTQGVARLTKEVSESIESWIQQLAPKKSAASSKVDFIKGRASYSRSGANLSLNLKKVDDEMMQEILSFIEEKLQ; translated from the coding sequence ATGACAATTAAAACGTCTGAATTGAACGCAAAGTTATTTGGTAAAGCGAACAAGCGTCGCGCAACTACACCCCAAGAAGCCAGAAGTGCAGTAAAGGCACAGACACAGGTCATCGAGCTTGATGTCGCTGGCGAGCAGACTGTGTCTTTTGAGTTGTTCCGAATACCTGCAAACAAGATTGAAGAGCAGACCGTTGTATTTTCTCAAAATGCGCGTGAGCAATCTTTTCTTAACGAGCACGCATTGTCTGATGTATTGGTGACTCTTAAAGAAAGAGGGCAACAATATCCGGCGGTAGGACGTAAAACTAGCGATGGAAAGATTGAAGTCTTAGATGGTAGCCGCCGTCGAATGTCTTGTATTATCGCTGAGCAGGACTTTCTTGTTTACGTTGCCGACAATATCAATACTCACCATGCTAAGTTTTTGTCTGATGTTGCAAATGCTCACAAGCCTTTGTCTCTATACGAGAAAGGTAAAGAAATGCAGGCTAAGTTGGACAGTGGCGAAGCAGAAGATCAAAAAGCATTAGCTAAGATGTTCCAATGTAGTGAAGCTCTAGTGAGTGGTGCGCTTAAAGCTGCGTCTTTGCCTTTGCCTTTGTTACAAGCGTATCCCAATGTTGGCGATTTAGGCCGTCCGACTATTGTTAAACTGCATAAGCAATTCAATGAGCTTACCAACGCAAATCAAGCCAAATTGCTTGAGAAGTGCCAGTCGGAAAAAGGCGCAGTTTGGCAACGTAGCTCAACTCAAGGAGTCGCAAGGCTTACTAAAGAAGTCTCTGAATCTATTGAATCTTGGATTCAGCAGCTTGCGCCGAAGAAAAGTGCAGCGAGTAGCAAAGTTGATTTTATAAAAGGTCGTGCGAGTTACAGTCGCAGTGGTGCAAACTTATCACTGAACCTTAAAAAGGTCGACGATGAAATGATGCAAGAGATACTGTCTTTTATCGAAGAAAAGCTACAGTAA
- a CDS encoding GNAT family N-acetyltransferase: MNNIKSFLSKLSMSLIQTNQRYGLTLSGSEVWKGDTIDLLIQLIKSSHSSRVIQLGGPELKSIDHHVHYKKGAQLLGQECSLLVCDFESGFDANSFNSALGALVGGGILIILSSPTSSGDLAIKWLQSHLNMLLRIEENEALPKLPVFESHRSANLYLQQNEAVNNVIKVVEGHRKRPLLLTADRGRGKSSALGIAAAELMQKRNIRIAVTAPSVKSVAPVFQHAARLLNVQSQKNYELEYERSQLIFASPDDVVKGYVSCDVLFVDEASAIPISMLKKMVNQYSRLVLSTTIHGYEGCGRGFTLKFVEWLKQSRPNYRAKHLTQPIRWGENDWLESWQYKAFLLDSDEVDTKPVCLDTMQISQVDKSKLLQEPDSLRSYFALLVSAHYQTSPNDLFTLLSDPAIKLFVAECQGKPIACMLGVEEGGLSEKDVEQIKTGLRRPKGHLVATSILNSFGIQCAATQKSLRLMRVAVDPKCQRQGVASKMLDYAKRLGGYDFLSTSYGATFDLLRFWQKNEFHLIKVGSKRDTASGCHSALMVFSTRSNWLKKANFAFTNSLTYNLMGYLRNLETDIAKELVFLSGSQTVSKLEKEVVHLYVQGGASFETAAAQISSMLFSLPYDQLIQVSGLLISKVVQQRSFQFCAETYGFTGRKQIELALKSELRIIESQFTL, translated from the coding sequence ATGAATAACATCAAATCTTTTCTTTCCAAACTTAGCATGTCTCTTATCCAAACCAATCAGCGATACGGCCTAACGTTATCGGGGTCGGAGGTTTGGAAAGGCGACACTATCGACCTGCTAATTCAGTTAATTAAATCTAGCCACTCATCTCGCGTGATTCAGCTCGGTGGCCCTGAATTGAAATCTATCGATCATCATGTGCATTACAAGAAAGGTGCTCAGTTACTAGGACAAGAGTGCTCGCTACTAGTCTGTGATTTTGAATCTGGGTTTGACGCAAATAGTTTCAATAGTGCATTGGGCGCTTTGGTTGGAGGAGGGATACTCATTATTTTGTCTTCTCCAACATCAAGCGGTGATTTAGCAATTAAGTGGTTACAAAGTCATTTAAATATGCTGTTACGCATAGAAGAAAATGAGGCTCTACCTAAGTTACCTGTTTTTGAATCGCACCGCTCAGCGAATCTTTATCTTCAGCAAAACGAAGCCGTTAACAATGTAATCAAAGTTGTCGAAGGACATAGGAAAAGGCCGCTATTGTTAACGGCGGACCGAGGGCGTGGCAAAAGCAGCGCATTGGGGATTGCAGCGGCAGAGTTGATGCAAAAAAGAAATATACGCATTGCAGTAACTGCCCCTAGCGTAAAATCTGTTGCTCCTGTTTTCCAACATGCTGCACGTTTGTTGAATGTACAAAGCCAGAAGAACTATGAACTGGAGTATGAACGCTCACAGTTAATATTTGCTTCTCCGGATGATGTGGTAAAAGGGTATGTTTCATGTGACGTTTTGTTTGTGGACGAAGCATCGGCGATTCCTATCAGCATGCTTAAAAAAATGGTGAATCAATATAGCCGTCTAGTTTTGTCTACGACAATTCACGGCTATGAAGGCTGTGGTAGGGGGTTCACATTAAAGTTTGTGGAGTGGCTAAAACAAAGTAGACCTAATTATCGAGCTAAGCACTTAACTCAACCTATTCGGTGGGGAGAAAATGATTGGCTAGAATCTTGGCAATACAAGGCGTTTTTGTTGGATTCAGATGAAGTGGATACTAAACCTGTTTGTTTAGATACGATGCAAATATCTCAAGTAGATAAGTCAAAGCTGTTGCAGGAACCAGATTCTTTGCGTTCGTATTTTGCTTTATTGGTTAGTGCTCATTATCAGACATCTCCAAACGACTTATTCACATTGCTTTCCGATCCCGCGATTAAGTTATTTGTCGCCGAATGTCAGGGGAAACCTATAGCTTGCATGTTAGGAGTAGAGGAGGGTGGTTTAAGTGAAAAGGATGTGGAGCAAATTAAAACTGGCTTGCGTCGTCCAAAAGGTCATTTAGTTGCAACATCAATACTCAACTCTTTCGGTATTCAATGTGCCGCCACGCAGAAAAGTTTACGTCTAATGCGAGTTGCCGTTGATCCGAAATGTCAAAGGCAAGGTGTTGCATCTAAGATGCTCGACTATGCAAAACGTCTTGGTGGTTATGATTTTCTTTCAACTAGCTATGGGGCAACATTTGATTTACTGCGTTTTTGGCAGAAGAACGAGTTTCACCTCATTAAAGTGGGCAGTAAGCGAGACACAGCAAGTGGGTGCCATTCTGCTCTAATGGTGTTTTCAACTCGATCTAATTGGTTGAAGAAAGCCAATTTTGCTTTTACTAATTCTCTCACATACAACTTGATGGGCTATTTAAGAAACTTAGAAACAGACATTGCAAAAGAATTGGTGTTTCTGTCGGGTAGCCAAACTGTGTCAAAATTAGAGAAAGAGGTCGTTCACTTATATGTTCAAGGTGGCGCGTCTTTCGAAACCGCTGCAGCTCAAATAAGTTCAATGCTGTTTAGCTTGCCTTACGATCAACTCATCCAAGTTTCGGGCTTGTTGATTTCAAAAGTAGTACAACAACGCAGTTTCCAGTTTTGTGCAGAAACCTATGGCTTCACAGGAAGAAAGCAAATAGAGCTCGCCCTTAAGAGCGAACTTCGTATCATTGAATCTCAGTTTACACTGTAA